From a region of the Paenibacillus lutimineralis genome:
- a CDS encoding GNAT family N-acetyltransferase, giving the protein MIFHRNLLKEDLEIISLLPLNIEELFFISPRFEYPLTPDQIIKILENRFSPTVITDTNTQLAIAYANLYDLNHEDSICWLGNVIVSPDYRGKGVSEYLINIMMDKARNEHGIKKMKLFCHNINTRALIFYCNQGFTPCGYKIIMNQDNKKIVSIEMERELI; this is encoded by the coding sequence ATGATATTTCATAGAAATCTATTGAAAGAAGATTTAGAAATCATCTCTTTACTTCCGTTAAATATAGAAGAATTATTTTTTATAAGTCCTCGATTTGAATATCCATTAACACCTGATCAAATTATTAAGATCCTAGAAAATAGATTTAGTCCCACAGTAATTACTGATACTAACACCCAATTAGCTATTGCATATGCAAATTTATATGATTTGAATCATGAAGATTCTATTTGTTGGTTAGGTAATGTAATAGTTAGTCCTGACTATAGAGGCAAAGGTGTGTCTGAATATTTAATTAACATAATGATGGATAAGGCTAGAAATGAACATGGTATTAAAAAGATGAAATTATTTTGCCATAACATTAATACCAGAGCTCTTATTTTTTATTGTAATCAGGGTTTTACGCCGTGTGGATATAAAATAATAATGAATCAAGATAATAAGAAAATAGTCTCAATAGAAATGGAAAGAGAATTAATTTGA